A single window of Anaerocolumna chitinilytica DNA harbors:
- a CDS encoding zinc dependent phospholipase C family protein → MRKKSHISLAGYLLDSMKNDGLIQHKKAFYIGSILPDCTPSFITKRHTIDETFHILKKEILKITDNYDSDRGIDRYFTRHLGVVTHYLADYFTYPHNNIFEGNIKEHCVYEKKLITALRSYVRSEEAVKNREKNFLFDTVDEILRFIKSMHEEYLKVAKKIKVDCDYIVELCHKVVDGILQIFERNYRNAMMLQANAA, encoded by the coding sequence ATGAGAAAAAAATCGCATATTTCTTTAGCGGGTTATTTACTGGACAGTATGAAGAACGACGGGCTTATACAACACAAAAAAGCATTTTACATCGGTAGTATTCTGCCGGACTGTACCCCATCCTTTATTACAAAAAGACATACTATTGATGAGACCTTTCATATTCTAAAAAAAGAAATACTCAAAATAACGGATAACTATGATTCTGACAGGGGAATAGACAGATATTTCACTAGGCATCTTGGAGTGGTTACACATTATTTAGCTGATTATTTTACCTATCCTCACAACAATATTTTCGAAGGCAATATCAAAGAACATTGTGTTTATGAAAAGAAGCTGATAACTGCTTTAAGAAGTTACGTAAGAAGCGAAGAAGCAGTAAAAAACCGCGAAAAGAATTTTCTTTTTGATACAGTAGATGAGATACTGAGATTTATTAAAAGTATGCATGAGGAATATCTAAAAGTAGCGAAGAAGATAAAAGTTGACTGTGATTATATCGTCGAGCTCTGCCATAAGGTGGTAGATGGTATCTTACAGATTTTTGAAAGAAATTACCGCAACGCTATGATGCTGCAGGCAAATGCAGCATAG
- a CDS encoding aldo/keto reductase, giving the protein MRTIQLGKSDLQVPVIAVGCMRINGLDQHEVEKFIHTAMENGANFFDHADIYGGGTCEEIFSNAIQMNASVREKMILQSKCGIVPGRMFDFSKEHILESVDAILKRLKTEYLDVLLLHRPDALMEPEEIAEAFDLLEKEGKVRNFGVSNQNPMQIQLLQKTLKQPIIANQLQLSITNANMISQGLHVNMLDDAATNRDGSVLDFCRLNSITIQPWSPFQYGFFEGVFLGNEKFPELNAKIDEIANKYGVSNTTIAMAWILRHPANMQPVTGTMNTERLLDCIKATEIKLTREEWYQIYLSAGNILP; this is encoded by the coding sequence ATGAGAACGATTCAGTTAGGAAAGTCAGATTTACAGGTGCCGGTAATTGCTGTCGGTTGTATGCGTATTAATGGATTAGACCAGCATGAAGTGGAGAAATTTATTCATACAGCTATGGAAAATGGAGCAAATTTCTTCGACCATGCTGATATCTATGGTGGAGGGACCTGCGAAGAAATATTTTCAAATGCAATCCAAATGAATGCATCTGTCAGAGAAAAAATGATACTGCAGTCCAAATGCGGCATAGTTCCGGGCAGGATGTTTGATTTTTCAAAAGAGCATATATTAGAATCTGTGGATGCAATACTCAAGAGATTAAAAACCGAATATTTGGACGTATTGCTGCTGCACCGTCCGGATGCACTTATGGAGCCTGAGGAAATTGCAGAAGCTTTTGATCTGTTAGAGAAAGAAGGCAAGGTTCGTAATTTCGGCGTTTCCAACCAAAACCCTATGCAGATACAGCTTCTTCAAAAGACATTAAAACAACCAATAATAGCAAACCAGCTTCAGCTGAGTATTACCAATGCCAATATGATTTCTCAGGGCTTACATGTTAATATGCTGGATGATGCAGCTACGAACCGTGATGGCAGCGTTCTGGATTTCTGCAGATTGAATTCTATCACGATTCAACCCTGGTCACCTTTCCAGTATGGTTTCTTTGAGGGTGTATTCTTAGGAAATGAAAAATTCCCGGAATTAAATGCAAAGATTGACGAAATTGCTAATAAGTATGGTGTCAGCAATACAACCATAGCAATGGCTTGGATATTACGTCATCCGGCAAATATGCAGCCTGTAACAGGCACTATGAATACAGAAAGGCTGCTTGATTGTATAAAAGCAACGGAGATAAAACTTACCAGAGAAGAGTGGTATCAGATATATCTAAGTGCTGGTAACATATTACCGTAA
- a CDS encoding hemolysin family protein, which yields MILIGILMLLSIFFSSARTAFTTVNKLRIRSLAEEENKRAKLVNNLMEIPGRMQTTLLIGNLILNIAISSLTTSLAIDHFKPFGIIITIVLLIFFMLVFARMIPNTLAEIDSEKFTLKYAGVLLLIIRVMAPLTFLITKISSLFLILFHAKTNEKASVITEDELRSIVEVSHEEGVIEMDEKQMITNVVDFGDSMAKDVMVPRIDMVFAEISLSYDEIVELFSKDKYSRMPVYSDSRDYVLGIVNLKDIFFYQGSEEDFHIKDVMREPYFTYEYKKTTELLKEMRKNYVSLAIVIDEYGTTTGLITLEDLLEEIVGEIRDEYDADEEDSIRKISDTEYIADGNTKLDEVNEIVGLDLESDDYDSIAGHMIYLLDHLPEVGESITDGNVVYTVDSVMKNRIDKVHIVLLPEDNDITSEDISLNTADAGPVREKITAESYPID from the coding sequence ATGATATTAATAGGTATTTTAATGCTGCTATCCATCTTTTTTTCATCAGCTAGAACAGCTTTTACAACCGTTAATAAGCTGCGGATACGCAGTCTGGCAGAAGAGGAAAACAAAAGAGCCAAACTGGTGAATAATCTAATGGAAATCCCTGGACGGATGCAGACTACCTTATTAATTGGCAATCTAATTCTGAATATAGCCATATCATCACTAACTACTTCTCTTGCCATTGATCATTTTAAGCCTTTCGGGATTATAATTACGATTGTTTTACTTATCTTCTTCATGCTGGTATTTGCCAGGATGATTCCGAATACTCTGGCAGAGATTGATTCTGAAAAGTTCACACTAAAGTACGCAGGTGTTCTTCTTTTAATTATCAGAGTCATGGCACCCCTGACCTTCCTTATAACTAAGATTTCTTCCTTATTTCTTATACTATTTCATGCAAAGACAAATGAAAAAGCCTCAGTCATTACAGAGGATGAGTTGCGCTCTATCGTTGAGGTCAGCCATGAAGAAGGTGTAATTGAAATGGATGAGAAACAGATGATTACCAATGTCGTGGATTTTGGTGATTCCATGGCCAAGGATGTTATGGTTCCCCGTATAGATATGGTATTTGCAGAGATTTCTCTCTCCTATGATGAGATAGTTGAGTTATTCTCAAAGGATAAATACTCAAGAATGCCTGTTTACAGCGACTCCAGGGATTATGTTCTTGGTATTGTCAATCTGAAAGATATCTTTTTCTATCAGGGCAGCGAAGAAGATTTTCATATAAAAGATGTTATGAGGGAGCCTTATTTTACTTATGAGTATAAAAAGACTACCGAACTATTAAAGGAAATGCGAAAGAATTACGTATCCCTTGCAATTGTAATAGATGAATATGGTACAACAACAGGTCTTATAACCTTGGAAGATTTACTGGAAGAAATCGTCGGCGAAATCAGAGATGAATACGATGCTGACGAAGAAGACAGCATCCGCAAGATATCCGATACGGAATACATTGCAGACGGAAATACCAAACTGGATGAAGTTAATGAAATCGTAGGTTTGGATTTGGAATCGGATGATTATGATTCCATTGCAGGCCATATGATATATCTTCTCGACCACCTGCCGGAGGTAGGCGAGAGTATAACAGACGGCAATGTGGTCTATACTGTGGATTCTGTTATGAAAAATCGTATTGATAAAGTACATATTGTACTTTTACCGGAGGATAATGATATTACCTCTGAGGATATATCCTTAAACACTGCAGATGCCGGTCCCGTTAGAGAAAAAATTACTGCTGAAAGTTATCCCATTGATTAA
- a CDS encoding ATPase, T2SS/T4P/T4SS family, translating into MVLNLLLIILICSLLIMLAYRRFLKAVKVLPPHHELTIEGFINAVDFVFEDILGRDFRELNLNQTETEKRENIRRLIRKNLKECAAGDEKAKEYIKDYMEEIIRSLEGVNEETIDNIIPFENSTRLDAQDKFEILLYIYKVNYGKEGLIKLFESHKLDNLKKTDSGSYYSVTGEDINRVYFEEGIRLKYDDKIKIITQRVYQQYRGFGVIDAIRDMKIDGVSGGISSFELSAESSGGNLEESFRGFYKSTDQRRRKTLNADTSLLDVWIFYQGKTICLAFLSFPNEKELIRVCKNIYRNNHPGLLSETKGFMVNDMKDGSRVVVFRPPVASGWAFFVRKHDVITNMDIGRIITEENCELVIKLLSWMVKGCLSMVITGEMGSGKTTLLKLLVQFIEEIYPIRVFEQVYELNLNKAYPGRNILSLRESSAVSGQEILNTMKKTDGTVLILGEVASHETANYLVEISGISKMTLCSHHAETTEDFISYLKIAQLRAGGFHNESLAEYQAAGSIGIDIHMENKNGHRYISRITEILPYDNKELPSGLVDATREYYHRRTSPRTFETKDILTFQEGKYVFPGHLSERNKKRICENLPDSEKEEFLKFSETMVYCNREDRKTYG; encoded by the coding sequence TTGGTACTTAATTTACTGCTGATTATTTTGATATGCTCTCTTCTTATTATGTTGGCATATAGGAGATTTCTAAAAGCAGTGAAAGTGCTGCCACCTCATCATGAGCTTACGATAGAAGGGTTTATTAATGCTGTGGATTTCGTATTCGAAGATATACTTGGCAGAGATTTCAGAGAATTGAATTTAAATCAAACGGAAACAGAAAAAAGGGAAAATATCAGGAGACTTATAAGAAAGAACTTAAAAGAATGTGCTGCCGGGGACGAGAAAGCAAAGGAATATATCAAAGATTATATGGAAGAAATTATTCGATCATTGGAAGGAGTAAATGAGGAAACTATCGATAATATTATACCTTTTGAAAACTCAACCCGTTTAGATGCCCAAGACAAATTCGAAATACTTCTCTATATTTATAAGGTCAATTATGGGAAAGAGGGGCTTATTAAGCTTTTTGAAAGTCATAAGCTGGATAACTTGAAAAAAACTGACAGTGGCAGCTATTATTCTGTCACGGGAGAAGATATTAATAGAGTATATTTTGAGGAAGGAATCCGTCTAAAGTATGATGATAAGATTAAGATAATTACGCAAAGAGTGTATCAGCAGTATAGAGGCTTTGGAGTAATAGATGCAATCAGAGATATGAAGATTGACGGAGTTTCAGGCGGAATATCCTCATTTGAACTATCTGCAGAAAGCTCAGGGGGTAATTTAGAAGAAAGTTTTAGAGGATTCTATAAAAGTACGGACCAACGAAGGAGAAAGACATTGAATGCAGATACCAGCTTATTGGATGTCTGGATTTTTTATCAGGGTAAGACTATATGCCTTGCATTTTTATCATTTCCCAATGAAAAAGAATTGATACGGGTATGCAAGAACATATATCGCAACAATCACCCCGGTCTATTAAGTGAGACAAAAGGGTTTATGGTTAATGATATGAAGGATGGCTCCAGAGTAGTGGTATTCAGGCCTCCAGTGGCTTCCGGCTGGGCATTTTTTGTAAGAAAGCATGATGTAATTACCAATATGGATATTGGGCGAATCATAACAGAAGAAAATTGTGAGCTGGTCATCAAGCTGTTAAGCTGGATGGTAAAGGGGTGTTTATCTATGGTTATTACCGGAGAGATGGGAAGCGGAAAGACAACTCTATTAAAGCTCTTAGTTCAATTTATTGAAGAAATCTATCCTATCCGCGTATTTGAACAGGTCTATGAGTTGAATCTCAATAAAGCCTATCCTGGTAGAAACATTCTTTCTTTAAGAGAAAGTTCTGCTGTGAGTGGTCAGGAGATCTTAAATACCATGAAAAAAACAGATGGCACAGTATTGATCCTGGGAGAGGTGGCATCACATGAAACTGCCAATTACCTTGTTGAGATATCCGGAATCTCTAAAATGACACTTTGTTCTCATCATGCAGAAACAACAGAAGATTTCATTTCATATTTAAAAATAGCACAGCTTCGAGCCGGTGGTTTTCACAATGAAAGTCTGGCAGAATATCAGGCGGCAGGTTCTATCGGAATTGATATCCATATGGAGAATAAGAATGGACACCGCTATATCTCAAGAATTACCGAAATATTACCTTATGATAATAAAGAATTGCCTTCTGGACTAGTGGATGCTACCAGAGAATATTATCATAGAAGAACTAGCCCGCGAACCTTTGAAACCAAAGACATTCTCACCTTTCAAGAAGGAAAGTATGTATTCCCCGGGCATTTATCCGAAAGAAACAAGAAGCGTATCTGTGAGAATCTCCCGGACAGTGAAAAAGAAGAATTCTTAAAGTTCTCCGAAACTATGGTCTATTGTAACAGGGAGGATAGGAAGACTTATGGATAA